The genome window CCTCGATGATCTCGAGGCTCGACTCAAGAACGGCGAGCGGTTCCTCGGCCTCTTCTGCGAGTTCCCTGGAAACCCTCTGCTGACATGTCCTGACCTCACTCGCATCCGCAAACTGGCAGATGAATACGACTTCGCAGTCGTTGTCGACGAGACAATTGGCACATTTGCCAACATCAACGTCCTCCCTGTTGCAGACGTAGTCGTCAGCAGTCtcaccaagatcttctcgGGCGACTCTAATGTCATGGGTGGAGGGCTTGTTCTCAACCCTGATAGTAAGAATTACCACACACTCAAGGCCACCATGAACGAAATATACGAAGACAACTACTGGCCCGAGGatgtcatcttcatggaGAGGAACAGTCGCGACTTTGAGTCTCGAGTAGTCCGCATCAACGCGAATTCGGATGCTATCTGCGAAGTGCTACGAACACACCCCCTTGTTAAGAGCATTTACTACCCCAAGTACAATGACTCCAAGTCTCACTACGAAAAGGTCCGTCTACCGGATGGCGGATACGGCGGTCTACTTTCCGTTGTATTTCAGCAAAAGGAGCATGCTCAGGCCTTCTTTGACGCATTGCCTCTTGCAAAGGGACCAAGTCTGGGAACAAATTTCACCTTGGCTTCACCGTATGTTCTCCTTGCCCACTACCAGGAACTGGATTGGGCTGAGcagtttggtgttgatccCTATCTTGTTCGCGTGAGCGTCGGTTTAGAGGAGACCACTGAACTTCAAGACACTTTTACAAATGCCTTGAAGGCGGCTGAGGCTGTGTCGGTTACGAGCTGATGATAAAAAGCAAGTAAAAGTGCTATTTTCCCTTGCACATAATCGTCTATCTTCGTTCTATAAAGTTCATGTCATTACGCTCCGTACCCGATGTAGTCATCCGTCGTAATAATCTAAAGAGTGATGTTAGTTGACTGTGCACCCTTTCCTGATAGACAGATGACAAAGAACTCACAGGTATCGTGGTTCTTTCTAATGCAAAAGTCTATGCCAATCCAAGTCGCTCAAATATgtcgtgatgatgatgataaaaaATAGTCGTGTCCATGTCTGAGCCCATTGAGCTCACATTATGCAGCATTCCTGGTGGACATAACCAGGCCCGTAGTCCTCGATACCACGCTCAATCTCGTTCGCGCGCGCTTTCTCTTTGACCTCCTTTGCAAAATATTTCTTCATGTACTTTTGTAGTTCGTAGTCAAGATTCATCGCAGAAGCCTTAAGGACCACATCCGCTCTGCACAATGGGCAATGCTTCTCCTTTCGTCGCTGAATCTTGATGACACAACGGATACAGAATACGTGCTGGCAGTCGAGACGGACGGGCAAGTAAGCTACTGAGAAACAGACTGGGCAAAGATAGTCGTTGAGCTGGGGAACTTTGGATACGAGCTCTTGCGACATTTGTGCGCAGACATCTCGTGCAATGGTGCCTGCTAAGAGCTTGTCTGAGTGAACAACGGTAGGGAACTTTCTAGCAACTCCCAGCGCTGTTCGTTTGTCAAATTCTTTGGCGATGTCAGTATCTCGGGCTTAACAAGCACTTGGCATATTCCACTTACTTTTGAGAATTTTGGCAACGGCAGTTTTGTTAAGCTCCTGGAACTGCATGTTCTTTAGGAGGGACGCATTCAAGTTGATGAAGCGGTTGAAAGCTGCCGTGCTCTCGGGAAGCTTGAAATCTTTGACGAGATTCTGCTGAGCGACCTGATCCTGGAACCATTGCAGCTGCCTCAGAGCGACTTGACTTGAGCGTTCTCCATGGTCTTGTTCGTGGGTAGCGAAGAAGATCTCAGCATCCAGGTACAGCTCGAAAATCTGTCGCCATCGTGCAAGATCTGTCTTTGAGAATCGTTTCGGCTTTACGACCTGTTCAACTTCTTTCCCAAGCGCTACAATTTCCGAGGTCATggttttctcttcctccattTGTAGAGCATCAAGGTTGTTGACATCGCTCTGAAGCATCTCGAAGAACTCGGCATCGAAAGTCAGGGGAACCTCAATGATTTCGTACGTTCCTTCGGTCCCACCAGTAGCAGGTGAGGTCGCCGCGGCTTCGGTCGAGCCATCGTTTGTAGGCTCAGCGATGGGTTCTGTTTGCTTGGAGTCGCTTGCTGGCTTCTCGGTAATTTTAACAGTCGTTTCGTCGGCGACAGCAATGGCAAGCTTGTCGTTGGCTTCGTCAACGAGCGCATCAACGGTTTCGGTGGAGGGTACAGAGGTGGTCTCGACGACGGCTTCGGCTTTTGCGTCGTCCTTCACAGAGTCTGATTCTGGCGATTTAGTGGCAGACTCGACTTGCGCTGGTTGGTTCTGGGAGAGGTTGATTgcgatcttgttgagaaagTCGCGCGTATTGGGCGCAAGCGAGGCATCGACGGGGACACCATCGTGAAGATGGACCTGTACGATGAGTTTTGGGCGGAGGTGAGAGTCGGCACCACCTGTGaagagtcagtcagtcagtttTGGGCGGAGGAGAAAACCGTTGAAAACCGTTGAAAACGTTGGGGTCAAGTCATACCGTTGAGTTTATACTTCAAGGCCACAGGAGACGCCTCGTCGGGGTTGAGGAGCTCGCGCAACGTCTCAGGATCAAGTCCAAGCTCATGCAGCTCCCGCGCAACTTTCTTGAGACATTTCTTGAGCTGGCTATAGGGAATAGCATGATCTACCCAGTGAGCAGGGAAGTCTGTGAGGCTTGGTCAGACACTAATTAGGTACAGTATGTAGGATGCACAGAAGTGACAGTATATTGAATTTGAAACAACTCGAATATGGACAAGAGCATTTGGACTAGACGAACCTTGAGCTCGTAGAGTCTCTTTGAAATCGTGACCGAATTTCATGATTGCCAAATTGGTGGAGCGGCAAATATATCCAGTGTCAGGTCAGGAGTTTTCGCATAAGAGAGGCACGCGACCACTTGCAGTATAAGGCAGCTGGTGGCAAAAAGGACGAGAAAAGACGAAGGAATAAAAGCAGAACAAGCGACGCTTAAGGCTGAAAGGCTCGGATCGCAGGAGGAAAAGCAGAGGAAGGATCAAGAATCAAGTCAGGGAAATGCGCCGCATcaaagaaaaggaggaggagaagaaaaggtgAGTGAGTGCCATTAAGGTAGTTAACTTAGGAACTAGGTAACCAGACAATtaatgaatgaatggccTCGTGCGTGGAAAAGATCGATACTATTGTATCAAAAGAGTaatgggagggagggagggaggaaGAGACCTAACTCAATGCAGACTCGCCCACGTAAATATTGGTACCGATTTCGGGTCACTCGTggtgtttttctttttcttctgccCTCTGAAAGGGTAACTAACTATCTTCCATTTGCTTTAGAAGAGGGAAGAAACGGGTAAGGATGAGCCTGGAGTGGGCTCTCGGCAATCTCTTGCCGGCAGCGGTAGAGGCCTTTGTGAACTGAATGATACCTTTCACGAATCAGGCCaactgcatctgcatcattcGACCATTTTCGCTGGCCGAGACTCGAGACTCGAGACTCTCAAGCCAGTCTAGCACAGGCAGGCCTAGACCAGCAGACATTTTCGCATTCCCCCGATCGAGTTTTGCATTATCGGCATTGGTGATTGGTTCATCATGGTACAATCAATCAGTGGTGCCATGGATGGGGAAATGGTCAGATGACtgctaaaaataaaataaataaatgaCAGCCTGTATCTGTATGGCAATGCAAATCTGGTCGCAAAGTCATGATGCCAACAGCCAAAGATGCAATAGATTGCCATGTCCATACATGCAACAACTGGACTGTCGATGTCAAAGGCCATCAAATTTCAGACGAACCGCGTCTGTGCTCTGTTAGCTCACCGATCACCCGTACAACTAGTCCattctcttcagcctcgtgTGCGATCCAGGCTTTATCATTGGTAGGCCCACGGTTTCTAGATTATTTCCTTGAGGAACCACCAACAGTGAAATCTGAGATGCAAATGGTATAAAGGCGTTGATCCGGAAAGCTCAGATGAGCTTTGTACCAGTAATTTACACCGGCATTAACCTGTTTCATTCACCGTAGGAAGGGATATGTATCTCATAATGGCGTAAGAGCGAAATGAAGGAGAATGGAGAAGTTACTAATTGTTAGTCATGAATATGGAACCCAAGAGTACCTAGTATTATGCCTGATTGACAAGTAACGAGTATTCAGGGCTCAGCACCTTAGTAGAGTAGCTCGTGTGGGAAAAGGGGGCATGTGATAGTAGGAGATAATGCCATCAAAGAGCGGCCATACTATATCCGTAAAGGATGAAACCGTTTTCCATAAACTCCTACAGTATGACTCGTTGTGAATCATCCAGCGTATAGAGTGAGATGCATGGTGAGTAACAAATGAGCTTACACGCTTCTCATGGATCTTTTCTAGAAAACGGAAATAGCGGGGGGGTATATCCTGCAGGGAGAAAGcaaatttatttattttatttggCCTGCTTAAATTGTCTATCGTTGATTTTGCCCCGCGATGCCCCTCCTTCACACAAAGCTCCAAGTCCAGACCTCAAATATATCATATATAAATCACTGCCTTTCCTATTATCTATTTTCTGGAAACAGCAGATTCGACCAAAACTCTCACTGGCCCCGTGTTGCTCATCCAAATAGTAAACATGGGAGCCCAACAATCCTCAGAAACCTCCAATGCTGGTGGCCCAGCTCCCGTCGCAAAAACATGTTACTACGAGCTGCTCAGTGTTGAACGTTCTGCAACAGACGATGAGTAAATCTCTCTGGATATGCCCCTCTATCTTGTCTTCCTATTGACCTTTTCTTGACTAGGATCAAGCGAGCCTACCGCAGAAAAGCACTCGAGCTTCATCCTGATCGCAACATCAATGATGTCGAGACCGCCACACGCCGCTTTGCTGAAGTTCAAACCGCTTACGAGATCCTGTCTGATCCTCAAGAGAGAGCTTGGTACGATTCACACCGCGATGCCATCCTCAGTGGAAGAGACGGCGACGATGACGGCCAACCTACTACTTTCCGCAATGTGCGACTCACATCGGCTGAGGAGATCATGGGCTTGATCCGCAAGTTCAATGCTGCGGTGCCCTTCGATAACGAACCCACGGGTTTTTACGGAATTTGCAGGGAAACTTTCGAACACTTGgccatggaagaggaggctgcTGCCGATAACGACGACCTCGATGTCCGGGACTACCCAACTTTTGGATCCTCTGACGATGACTACGAGGATGTTGTGAAACCATTTTACACTGCATGGACTGGCTTCGCAACCGTCAAGTCATTCGCATGGAAGGATAAATATCGACTTTCTGACGCCCCCGACCGCCGTGTCCGCCGTttgatggagaaggagaacaagaagatgcgGGAGGACGCCATTCGCGAGTTCAATGATGCTGTCAACTTCCTTGTCGGCTTCGTGCGCAAACGAGACCCCAGATACCTACCCAATTCGCAGACCCAAGACGAGCGCCAGGCTTCCCTGCGAAATGCTGCTGCGGCCCAGGCCGCTCGATCACGAGCTGCGAACCAGGAACGCATGGCATCATTCGAGATTCCCGAATGGGCCCAGGCTCGATCCGACGACAATGGAGCAGAGGGGGATTTTTCAGAATCTGAAGAGGAATCAGAGGTTGAGATACTGGAGTGCGTTGTATGCAACAAGTCGTTCAAAAGCGAGAAGCAGCTTGAGGCGCacgagaagagcaagaagcacATCAAGGCTGTTCAACAACTGCGTCGGCAGATGAAGCGCGAAGGTGCTGAGctggagcttgatgaggcATCATCGCCACGTGAGGCAAATGCGAACAAGCAAAAAGATCCTGCAGCACAGGAAGACAGTGTTAAAGAGGAGCCGCTTCAATCGACTCAAGGTGAGGCTGTATCGCCGCCTCCAGCGGATTCGTCCCTCGCCGCGACACCTGCTGAGTCTGCAGACGCATCAGACGACACCGACTACGCACCCagggatgttgttgaggagagaaTAGCTTCGGCCAGCCAACTCAAGATTACCAGCGATGTTACtaatgaagacgatgaaatATCAGCATCAGTGCAGGGTCTGTCGGTTGATGAGCCTGCGCAGGGCAAGAAGGttggcaaggccaaggccaaacGCGCCAAGAAAGCTGCGGCTGCACAGTcgcagaaagaagaagaagtatgTTGACATATCGACGATCATCTTTCTGTTAAGCTGACGATAGTTGATAGCCACGGTGCGGAGTTTGTGGGGAGACTTTTGCTTCTAGAACCAGGCTGTTCGTCCATATTCGAGAGGAGGGACATGCAGAACTAAAATCAGTGACTGGTggaggcaagaagaagaagagatgattAAGGATCTAATGCATACAATATGCATATTGCATTCAACCATATCACCATTCGGCAGGTGATATGAAACGACAGGCAGCGCGTGAAGAACGCGTTGTATCTCGCAGCCTTAAACGACAAAAATCGTGATAAAGAGGGTCATTCGAATCGATTTCAATGTCTATCCCGACGTAACGCCTGGTCCTCCTGCCAATCATTATGGGTTGCAGGAAATTACAGCCAAAATAAGTATCAAAACAACGCCGGGCCCAATAACCAATCTAGGCCTCCTGAATGGTATccgtatcatcatcacttaGCGTCTCAACTTCGTCAATTGCGCCTTCACGGCCCTCGCTTGAGCCTCCGTGGACTGCGTTTTGCTGCGCCACATGGATAATCGACTTGCCTTGGACATGCTTGACCCCACGCTTCCAGTCCTGCCAGTCCTCCTCACTCCGAATCAGAAAACCTATTAGCATACTGGGATCCATCTCGCGAACGTGGATGCGGCGCAGTCGAGCGGTATGACACGATTCTATTTCTTCGCTGGTGTAATCCATGGGGTTCTCATGGTATGGGAGTGCAGGCCTTGTGTGGTGAGGATCAAGGTAGAATAGGAAGGAGCCTTGCGAGCCGATGAAGTAatgggatgaggatggacGGCCTCTGCGCATGGTCAGTACTATAAATATGTCAAGAGTGCCATGTAGTACTCACCCTGCGATACCCACGGATTGCGGCATCTGAAGTGCTGCAATCAGAGCTTCCCAGTAGACGGGGGTTATCTTATCTAGTCCCAGCCGAGTCCCTACCAACACAAGCGTGGGGTGGAAGGCTTCGCCGGTTGGCTTCGCAATTTTCATAAAGTCATCCTCGTAGACATCAGGCCCATCGCCAGTGGAATATACCCTGATTGAGGGCTCATGTGAGTTCGCCAATGCTCTTCAATTTGTGTGTTAGAACTGATATCGCGTGTGTAATAATGGTGAGGACTTGGACGTACTGGATGCAGCGGGCTGTTGCTGATGGGCCAAACCATTCACCCGGATACTTGCCACAGGCGCTGGCACCATGTCGGACGAAACTGTGTATTGAGTATGGAGCTCTTGGGTCGTCGGCAAAATCTTTGAGGATACGACATTCTTCTTCTAGTGATTGTCCCTGACGCCAGTCTGTACGGTGTCAGGCATATGATATAGTCTAGTGTGGTGGGCGCTTTGACTTACCTCTCCCAAGGCGAACGAGTGCGATGGTGTTTGCAAGTAAACTTTGACCAGACCGAATCATGCATCCCCACCCGCTGTCTGATGAGAATGGGCTCTGATCCCCTAGTTGGCTCTTGAGTCTCAtcgacagtgacagtgaaAATGTGGCTTGGGGGTTCGTGGAACGAGGAATGGGTTCGAACTCTGATCTGTAAGTCATCCATATCCTTGATTCAAAATCGGTTATGAAGCCAGATGGCCATCCACCGTCATTCGACTGGTCGTCATATgccagtgatgatgagaaactGCTCGATATTGATTCCGGTGGGGTTTCTGGGGCATTTGTCGGTATGTTGGGCGATCGAGCCGCATCCTGATCTTCGGTGTCCGACTTGGGTGCTGGGGGCGGCGTCTGGGGATTTTGTTCATCGGACTTTGTGTTTTTCTTATCGCTTAGCTTATAGGAGCGTCCAAGACACCAGACTGGATGATCGTGGGCAACATCGTTGGTAGGTTCTGGATCCCAGAACATCTGTACGATCCGTCGATAACGTCCGAGGTCGACATTGGCCATGGCGTTCTCCATGTTGATAGACATGGATCTTAGGCTTTCATTTGTTTGCTCGTCCGTTATAGAACTTGAGGAGCTCGGGATCGAAATGCAATATAAATGTAAGATGTGTGCCTCAACAAGGAGGCAACATGAAGCTTCAGGTGGGATAGAAGGCAGCAGACAGGAAACGGACAGATGGGGTCCTGGCTATGGGTGAGCTTTGGCCTTAGCCTGGCAGTGGAGAGTCAGCTGGGGCCGGCGGGCGGCGGGGAAGAAACAACCCAGAGCTTGTGACTCGCACCCGGAGGCCAGCCCGTGAGAAGCGCCTGAGGTGGACTTCGGTTCCAGTGGAGCTGGTACTGGCTCTAGGTACTCGGTACCATGGAACGCACGCGATATAGGATCTGGTGCACGGGCCATCCGTGACACGTCTCGACGTCAGACTCGATATCTGTTGAATTGCTCGAGTTCACATAGCCTGTGGTTAATAGAAATGCTGTATTTTTCCGTGCTTCTGTATTTATATACTCTATTTACACATATATTTACGCGTTTTTCTCTACCCTCCTCTCTTCCCATCAAAGTGGGGTTGCGCATGTGTTTTACTGTAAAGTCTACTCATGATCAAACGTTAGCATGATGGTTTCAATGGAAATATTGGGTAAAACACGACTATGTTAGTTTTGTACACACAGGCACCTCAATATGTACGAGATACGATGTCTAGACACTTGGATTATATACCAAACTATGCTGATATAAACAAAATTTTATTCTAGAACTGCTTTTGGTTGAAAATCGCAGATGTCCAGTTCTCGATATTGCTTCATGTTCCCACCCTATACCAAAAAATGGATGACTGTTGAATTTATCGGTACGTACTGCGGCTGCCTCCCTCGAGCCTGCCTGTGAGCTTTTCCGCAAACGCTCAAGCGGACCCACCAATCGATACCGCCTCCCGCCTGCAGCCTGCATCACGGCTTCTTCCAATGACGCTTATCTCGGCCATCTGGCCCCACTTTATTTACCGAGCCAATCGATAGACCAGCGGCAACGCAAAGTCCACCGCGGGGTGACTCGTTTTCTTTGCCATCGACAAAGATCTGTAACACCTTTCTCTCACCCAAAACACAACATTGTTTTTATGGTGCACAACCACTATAAATATCAACTGGACTGCCATACCGAACTACTCTCACAATGAAGGCTACCTCTCTTTGATATTGCCATGGCAAAAAACAAGCGGGGAGCTCCCGCTTTCCGTGGCGCAAAGAATGCCAGGGGAGGTCGAGGAGGTAGGGGAGCTTTTCGTGGAGGTGGGAGCTATTCACCAACGCCGCTCCGAGTCAATTttgcaagagaagaaacTGGTACGGATCACTGTGATGCAAAGTGCGCAAATGTCGAAGTGCTTGGCCGCTGACCTGATCCATTATAGCTGGATTCACGCTTGCCGACGAAGCTCGCCAGACATCCCAGCATGACCATTCTACATGGGGGAATTCCAGTCTACGACTGCGGCCAGTTGCTTTCGTAAGCGCTGGACCTACGGAACCTTTGAAGCTCTTGGATGCGATTGTTGACCGGGCCGACAAGAAAGATGACCAGGCTGACGAACAGAGCTTCGAAGAATCGACCGACGAGGTTGAGTTTATTGGCCCTGACGACCTCGAGGAGGCAATCCAAGCTGAGACTGCACCCGAAGAAAGCGTGCCACAGGATGTACCATTCTTCTTTGATCTCACAGGAGACCAGgtccaaaagaagaaggatcttcCCCCGGTGGAGATACCGGATAGACCATCCTCGAGGAGCAGTACCTCGAGCGAGGAAGTGCTCCTCTTCAAGGGCCGAGGTGCGCAGAGAAACGTACAATATGTGCCTGATATCGACATGGTGCAGATGCAGACTGAAATTCGTGTCGTCGAGCAGGCTATCATCACTGAGCCGGCCCATTCACAAcaaccaccagcaccaacaccagaACTGCAAACGGCACCAATCCGCAATAAGAACTTAACCAAAACGGAGAAAAAACAGAAGAAGCGTGAGAAACGTAATGCTAAAACTAAatttgacgacgacgaggatgccATTCTTGCCGACTATATCGCCAACCTCAAGGAAAACACTGAAGTTGATGATTACTTCAAGGAACTGCTCGAAGGTGGAAGACACTCAGACGACAGTGGCGTATCCGAGTCAGCCAATGCTGCAGGAGATGACACGGATGATGATACGGACGACGCTGAAGCGACCAACGGAGATGAGGTCCCTAGCGAGATCGATGACGAGACACTCACAAGACTGATTGCCGGCCAGCAGCTTGGGCAAGATCTGGGTATGGAGGATGTACACTTCGGAAATTCTTCGAGCGACTCCGACTCAGACGATGACGACACTGGCAAGAGGACGAAACAGCACCAGGAATTTGACGATAATTTTGATTTGATGGATTGGGATCGTCCCAGCCTGCGTCGGCGCAAAGGCAAAGGCGCTCGAGCTCAGATCAGCTTCAACATGTCTGATTCTGAACTGGAAGCATCCCTCCAAGCCAGCTGGAAGAGCGATCGCCTTAAGAAATCCGAACGAAAGAAACAGCGAGAGGAAATGCGCGCTCTTGGCATGCTAGGCAAAAAAGACCCTGACGATCTGCGGGTCAAATATTCCGATGGAATGAACATGGACCAAGTCGCAGACGAGCTACAAACATTCCTGATGGGTTCTGACGAACAGTGAGTTGTCATCAGGTTATTTATGAATTTCAACTGACTAATTACAGACTTAATTTTCCCCCTATGGATAACAATGCGCGCAAGATGATCCACGAGCTGGCGAGTAAATTCAAACTCAAGTCCAAGTCAATTGGAAAAGGCGACCAACGAAGACCGACACTTCATCGGACAAAGCGCACACCTCCCTACGTCCCAGCAACATTCGATCAAGCTCTCAAGCGCGTCAATCGCAAGTATCTTCCTCGGTCtgacaagaagggcaagaaagGGAATCGCTTGCCGTCTGCTCGTGGTGGCACTTCCGTCGCGGCTGCTACATATCAAGATGGTGAGGTGGTTGGTGCTTCAGCGCCAGAATTGGGCATCGAGAACCGTGGAAGAGCGatgctggagaagatgggCTGGAGTATGGGGACTGCACTCGGGGCTTCCAACAACAAGGGCATAATGCAACCTGTTACTCATACAATGAAGCGTTCGAAAGCTGGACTGGGATAGAAGTTGGTCATGTTTAAAACGACACTTTCATGGAGTTTGAGGAACGCAACAAACTGTAGAGATTAGAAACTAAAGGCATCAAACAAGACACACATGTAACAGTAAAAGGATGGGACACAAAGCTTATGTGCACGAATTCATTTGATCGAGACCCTATTCTCGATGTTTATTGTACAACCGCGAACCCCGTTGCCCGTGTGAAGACATTGCCCCCAGGAAATAAAACAAAACCATCCGTAACGCATTATGAGGCCCCTAAAACAGGGCTGGATCCCCGTGAAACCTCGGACTCATGACACCCTGATGCCACGCGTGAAAAACCAAATGCCCAAAAAtcaagccatcaaagcaCTTATTTTGTCGAGGAAGAGTACTTTGTAACCGCCTTGGTACCCTCAGAGACGGCGTGCTTGGCAAGCTCACCGGGGAGGATGAGACGGACAGAGGTCTGGATCTCTCGGGAAGAGATGGTGGACTTCTTGTTGTAGGCGGCAAGCTTAGAGGCCTCAGAAGCGACGCGCTCGAAGATGTCTGGACCAAGAGTCAGATCAAGTTGGAGTAGTTAAGTAGATGATGCGACATACCGTTGACAAAAGAGTTCAGGATGGACATGGCACGGTTGGAGATACCAGTGTCGGGGTGGACCTGCTTGAGGACTGGAGATGCAAGTCAGTAAACGCGTTACCAAAACAAGACGCGATAAGGCGCGATTGAGGTTGGAATTGGAACCCACCCTTGTAGATGTAAGAAGAGTATGTCTCCTTGCGGGTCTTGgagcgcttcttcttgtcgccaG of Fusarium musae strain F31 chromosome 5, whole genome shotgun sequence contains these proteins:
- a CDS encoding hypothetical protein (EggNog:ENOG41); protein product: MKFGHDFKETLRAQDFPAHWVDHAIPYSQLKKCLKKVARELHELGLDPETLRELLNPDEASPVALKYKLNGGADSHLRPKLIVQVHLHDGVPVDASLAPNTRDFLNKIAINLSQNQPAQVESATKSPESDSVKDDAKAEAVVETTSVPSTETVDALVDEANDKLAIAVADETTVKITEKPASDSKQTEPIAEPTNDGSTEAAATSPATGGTEGTYEIIEVPLTFDAEFFEMLQSDVNNLDALQMEEEKTMTSEIVALGKEVEQVVKPKRFSKTDLARWRQIFELYLDAEIFFATHEQDHGERSSQVALRQLQWFQDQVAQQNLVKDFKLPESTAAFNRFINLNASLLKNMQFQELNKTAVAKILKKFDKRTALGVARKFPTVVHSDKLLAGTIARDVCAQMSQELVSKVPQLNDYLCPVCFSVAYLPVRLDCQHVFCIRCVIKIQRRKEKHCPLCRADVVLKASAMNLDYELQKYMKKYFAKEVKEKARANEIERGIEDYGPGYVHQECCIM
- the ATG4 gene encoding Cysteine protease atg4 (BUSCO:EOG09264B3O~EggNog:ENOG41~MEROPS:MER0013559), encoding MENAMANVDLGRYRRIVQMFWDPEPTNDVAHDHPVWCLGRSYKLSDKKNTKSDEQNPQTPPPAPKSDTEDQDAARSPNIPTNAPETPPESISSSFSSSLAYDDQSNDGGWPSGFITDFESRIWMTYRSEFEPIPRSTNPQATFSLSLSMRLKSQLGDQSPFSSDSGWGCMIRSGQSLLANTIALVRLGRDWRQGQSLEEECRILKDFADDPRAPYSIHSFVRHGASACGKYPGEWFGPSATARCIQALANSHEPSIRVYSTGDGPDVYEDDFMKIAKPTGEAFHPTLVLVGTRLGLDKITPVYWEALIAALQMPQSVGIAGGRPSSSHYFIGSQGSFLFYLDPHHTRPALPYHENPMDYTSEEIESCHTARLRRIHVREMDPSMLIGFLIRSEEDWQDWKRGVKHVQGKSIIHVAQQNAVHGGSSEGREGAIDEVETLSDDDTDTIQEA
- a CDS encoding hypothetical protein (EggNog:ENOG41), which translates into the protein MGAQQSSETSNAGGPAPVAKTCYYELLSVERSATDDEIKRAYRRKALELHPDRNINDVETATRRFAEVQTAYEILSDPQERAWYDSHRDAILSGRDGDDDGQPTTFRNVRLTSAEEIMGLIRKFNAAVPFDNEPTGFYGICRETFEHLAMEEEAAADNDDLDVRDYPTFGSSDDDYEDVVKPFYTAWTGFATVKSFAWKDKYRLSDAPDRRVRRLMEKENKKMREDAIREFNDAVNFLVGFVRKRDPRYLPNSQTQDERQASLRNAAAAQAARSRAANQERMASFEIPEWAQARSDDNGAEGDFSESEEESEVEILECVVCNKSFKSEKQLEAHEKSKKHIKAVQQLRRQMKREGAELELDEASSPREANANKQKDPAAQEDSVKEEPLQSTQGEAVSPPPADSSLAATPAESADASDDTDYAPRDVVEERIASASQLKITSDVTNEDDEISASVQGLSVDEPAQGKKVGKAKAKRAKKAAAAQSQKEEEVC
- the HTB1 gene encoding histone H2B (EggNog:ENOG41), which translates into the protein MAPKAADKKPASKAPATASKAPQEKKDAGKKTAASGDKKKRSKTRKETYSSYIYKVLKQVHPDTGISNRAMSILNSFVNDIFERVASEASKLAAYNKKSTISSREIQTSVRLILPGELAKHAVSEGTKAVTKYSSSTK